Proteins encoded by one window of Dietzia sp. B32:
- a CDS encoding SDR family oxidoreductase, whose amino-acid sequence MEPGRIDPSGIDPADLEICLRVLDRAAALGEDHPDSIRVQRSVGHMFKLLKKTRRAEVRRARQEADKAVIEATATGSPTRIDDETAGIRLVSNTPGAVAGHLQRAMACYVCKQRFTQVDAFYHQLCPRCAALNRARRDPEMDLTGRRALLTGGRAKIGMYIALMLLRAGADVTITTRFPRDAARRFASMDDHSEWADRVHVIGVDLRDPAQVVALADEVAAGGPLDILINNAAQTVRRSPGSYSGLVEGESAALTGRAADIPVVTMGRTSELHPAALMGGESALIGSEEAEREADHIATLALQAGSSSLERMAAGTAIDAGGLLPDVVDHNSWVATVEQVEPMEMLEVQLANSVAPFILVSRLRPAMAASKARRKYVVNVSAMEGQFSRRYKGAGHPHTNMAKAGLNMLTRTSAEEMFTEHGILMTAVDTGWITDERPHTTKVRLHEEGFHAPLDLVDGAARVVDPIVRGEAGEDLYGCFLKDFEPSPW is encoded by the coding sequence ATCGAGCCAGGCCGCATCGACCCGAGCGGTATCGACCCGGCTGACCTCGAGATCTGCCTGCGCGTCCTCGACAGGGCCGCCGCGCTCGGCGAGGACCACCCCGACTCCATCCGGGTGCAGCGGTCGGTGGGCCACATGTTCAAGCTCCTCAAGAAGACCCGCCGCGCCGAGGTGCGCCGCGCCCGCCAGGAGGCGGACAAAGCCGTCATCGAGGCCACCGCGACCGGCTCGCCCACCCGCATCGACGACGAGACCGCCGGCATCCGCCTGGTCTCCAACACCCCGGGCGCCGTCGCCGGCCACCTCCAGCGCGCGATGGCGTGCTACGTCTGCAAGCAGCGCTTCACCCAGGTCGACGCCTTCTACCACCAGTTGTGTCCCCGGTGTGCGGCGCTCAACCGGGCCCGGCGGGATCCGGAGATGGATCTGACCGGCCGGCGGGCCCTGCTCACCGGCGGCCGCGCGAAGATCGGCATGTACATCGCCCTCATGCTGCTGCGCGCCGGCGCCGACGTCACCATCACCACCCGCTTCCCCCGCGACGCCGCGCGCCGGTTCGCCTCGATGGACGACCACTCCGAGTGGGCCGACCGCGTGCACGTGATCGGCGTGGACCTGCGCGACCCCGCCCAGGTGGTGGCGCTGGCCGACGAGGTCGCCGCCGGCGGCCCGCTGGACATCCTCATCAACAACGCGGCCCAGACCGTGCGCCGCTCCCCCGGGTCGTATTCCGGGCTCGTCGAGGGCGAGTCGGCCGCACTCACCGGCCGCGCCGCCGACATCCCCGTGGTCACCATGGGCCGCACCTCCGAGCTGCACCCGGCCGCCCTCATGGGAGGAGAATCCGCGCTGATCGGGTCCGAGGAGGCCGAGCGCGAGGCCGACCACATCGCGACCCTGGCACTGCAGGCCGGCTCGTCCTCGCTGGAGCGCATGGCCGCCGGAACCGCCATCGACGCTGGCGGGCTGCTGCCGGACGTGGTGGACCACAACAGCTGGGTGGCCACCGTCGAGCAGGTCGAGCCGATGGAGATGCTCGAGGTGCAGCTCGCCAACTCTGTCGCTCCGTTCATCCTCGTCTCGCGCCTGCGCCCCGCCATGGCGGCCTCGAAGGCGCGGCGCAAGTACGTCGTCAACGTCTCCGCCATGGAGGGGCAGTTCTCGCGGCGCTACAAGGGCGCCGGCCACCCGCACACCAACATGGCCAAGGCGGGCCTCAACATGCTCACCCGCACCTCGGCCGAGGAGATGTTCACCGAACACGGCATCCTCATGACCGCCGTGGACACCGGCTGGATCACCGACGAGCGCCCGCACACCACCAAGGTCCGGCTGCACGAGGAGGGCTTCCACGCGCCGCTGGACCTCGTCGACGGCGCCGCCCGCGTGGTGGACCCGATCGTCCGCGGCGAGGCCGGTGAGGACCTCTACGGCTGCTTCCTCAAGGACTTCGAGCCCAGCCCGTGGTGA
- a CDS encoding DinB family protein — translation MVNVDAARRILADELLPTIRAAVADLGGDGPDTLVHSRPTTAGSDWPTNTAAALVHHLCGVLASWGASCLGGEDADRDRDTEFAFTGPVGPELDRLGALIARLPGWVAAAVERGELATPAGTTVDVDAARRAGTFTPDWVVGHILHEVAAHTGQLQVTRDVLLSRGRSR, via the coding sequence GTGGTGAACGTCGACGCCGCCCGCCGGATCCTCGCCGACGAGCTCCTGCCCACGATCCGCGCCGCGGTGGCCGATCTCGGCGGCGACGGGCCCGACACACTGGTGCACTCGCGGCCCACGACCGCGGGGTCGGATTGGCCCACCAACACCGCCGCCGCGCTCGTCCACCACCTGTGCGGGGTGCTCGCCTCCTGGGGCGCGTCGTGTCTCGGCGGCGAGGACGCGGACCGGGACCGTGACACCGAGTTCGCCTTCACCGGACCGGTGGGGCCGGAGCTCGACCGGCTGGGCGCGCTCATCGCACGGCTGCCCGGGTGGGTCGCCGCGGCGGTCGAACGCGGCGAGCTGGCCACTCCCGCCGGGACCACGGTCGACGTCGACGCCGCGCGCCGGGCGGGGACCTTCACCCCGGACTGGGTCGTGGGCCACATCCTGCACGAGGTCGCCGCCCACACCGGCCAGCTGCAGGTGACCCGCGACGTCCTGCTGTCCCGGGGCCGCTCGCGGTGA
- a CDS encoding nucleoside hydrolase: protein MSPTPVLLDCDPGIDDALAIAYLVAEHRAGRIDLTGVVCTAGNVGLEDTVGNACAWLDLAGSAELPVAAGAPGPIVVPHVLTPETHGPRGAGFAELTTTTRAVDPRDGARLWVDAARAHPGELLGIVTGPSSTLAHALALDPALPRLLGGLVVMGGTFRGHPGNTTPVSEWNVDVDPEAADRVCRAWEDARAADPAVPAPLWCGLNLTERAVWTPERSRCLLETSGSPLARQLTEALRFYFGFHDSVGEGYLAQVHDPFVAWMALHPQAVVAEVAHVRVECVGEHTRGMTVADVRGHRGRVDNARIATDVLVPGGPDAVLDEICAAIVSLAGRPD, encoded by the coding sequence GTGAGTCCGACCCCGGTCCTGCTCGACTGCGACCCGGGCATCGACGACGCCCTGGCGATCGCCTACCTGGTGGCCGAACACCGCGCCGGGCGGATCGACCTGACCGGCGTGGTGTGCACGGCCGGCAACGTCGGGTTGGAGGACACGGTCGGCAACGCGTGTGCGTGGCTGGACCTGGCGGGCTCCGCGGAGCTCCCGGTGGCCGCCGGGGCGCCCGGCCCGATCGTCGTGCCCCACGTGCTGACCCCCGAGACGCACGGCCCCCGTGGGGCCGGGTTCGCGGAACTGACGACGACGACGAGGGCGGTCGATCCCCGCGACGGCGCCCGCCTCTGGGTGGACGCGGCGCGCGCACATCCGGGTGAGCTACTGGGGATCGTCACCGGGCCCTCGTCCACGCTGGCCCATGCCCTGGCGTTGGACCCCGCACTCCCCCGGTTGCTGGGCGGGCTCGTGGTGATGGGCGGGACGTTCCGTGGGCACCCCGGCAACACCACCCCGGTCAGCGAATGGAATGTCGACGTCGACCCGGAAGCCGCCGACCGGGTGTGTCGGGCGTGGGAGGACGCGCGCGCGGCCGATCCCGCGGTCCCGGCCCCGCTGTGGTGCGGGTTGAACCTCACCGAACGTGCGGTGTGGACCCCGGAACGGTCACGGTGCCTGCTCGAGACGTCGGGGTCGCCGCTGGCGCGGCAGTTGACCGAGGCGCTGCGGTTCTACTTCGGGTTCCACGACTCCGTCGGCGAGGGGTACCTCGCGCAGGTCCATGATCCGTTCGTCGCGTGGATGGCCCTGCACCCGCAGGCCGTGGTGGCCGAGGTGGCGCACGTGCGGGTCGAGTGCGTGGGCGAGCACACGCGCGGGATGACGGTCGCCGATGTGCGTGGCCACCGGGGTCGGGTGGACAATGCCCGCATCGCGACCGATGTGCTGGTGCCGGGCGGGCCGGACGCCGTGCTGGACGAGATCTGTGCGGCGATCGTCTCGCTGGCGGGCCGGCCTGACTAG